From Amycolatopsis sp. cg9, one genomic window encodes:
- a CDS encoding ABC transporter ATP-binding protein, translating to MIEASALTKRYGATTAVDELTFTARSGRVTGFLGPNGAGKSTTMRLVLGLDTPDAGTVLVDGTPYRQLRDPLRTVGAMLDATWRHPGRSGRDHLRWLAATNGIPDKRVDEVLALVGLTSVGKTRVLQYSLGMQQRLGIAAAMLGDPRVLLFDEPVNGLDPEGMAWIRQLLHALAAEGRTVFVSSHLLPEMAQTAQDLVVIGRGRLIYQGTMADFVARTSEHGVRVRTPHADELRAALTGQAEFSEADGAFLVSGLDSDRIGQLAFDAGATLHELSPITGSLEQAYLDLTRESVEFAGPASEATR from the coding sequence ATGATCGAAGCGAGCGCGCTGACCAAGCGGTACGGCGCCACGACCGCGGTCGACGAGCTGACGTTCACCGCGCGGTCGGGGCGGGTCACCGGGTTCCTCGGCCCGAACGGCGCCGGCAAGTCCACGACGATGCGGCTGGTCCTCGGCCTCGACACGCCCGACGCGGGCACGGTGCTCGTCGACGGCACGCCGTACCGGCAGCTGCGGGATCCACTTCGGACGGTCGGCGCGATGCTGGACGCCACCTGGCGCCACCCCGGCCGCAGCGGGCGCGACCACCTGCGCTGGCTGGCCGCCACCAACGGCATCCCCGACAAGCGCGTCGACGAGGTGCTCGCGCTGGTCGGGCTGACGAGCGTCGGCAAGACCCGCGTCCTGCAGTACTCCCTCGGCATGCAGCAGCGGCTGGGGATCGCCGCCGCGATGCTCGGCGACCCGCGCGTGCTGCTGTTCGACGAGCCGGTCAACGGCCTCGACCCCGAGGGCATGGCCTGGATCCGGCAGCTGCTGCACGCGCTGGCCGCCGAGGGCCGGACCGTGTTCGTGTCCAGCCACCTGCTGCCGGAGATGGCGCAGACCGCGCAGGACCTCGTGGTGATCGGCCGCGGCCGGCTCATCTACCAGGGCACGATGGCCGACTTCGTCGCGCGGACCAGCGAACACGGCGTGCGCGTGCGCACCCCGCACGCCGACGAGCTGCGGGCCGCGCTGACCGGGCAAGCCGAGTTCAGCGAGGCCGACGGCGCCTTCCTGGTGTCCGGATTGGACAGTGACCGGATCGGGCAGCTCGCCTTCGACGCGGGCGCGACGCTGCACGAGCTGAGCCCGATCACCGGCTCGCTGGAGCAGGCCTACCTCGACCTCACCCGCGAATCCGTCGAGTTCGCGGGGCCGGCTTCGGAGGCGACCCGATGA
- the trmB gene encoding tRNA (guanosine(46)-N7)-methyltransferase TrmB, with amino-acid sequence MENEHQPRLRSVVSYVKRGGRMTVGQQRAWDELWPEVGRTVGELPAGALDFTAWFGREAPVMLEIGSGMGETTSQLAAAAPELNYVAAEVYDPGLGQLMLRAEKLGVENLRLLHGDAVVLLTEHVEPDTLHGVRLFFPDPWPKKKHHKRRIVSPSFAALVASRLAPGGTFHLATDWENYAEQMLEVCSAEPALKNRYDGWAPRPEWRPVTKFEQRADVEGRVSHDLIFEKRS; translated from the coding sequence GTGGAAAACGAGCACCAACCGCGGCTGCGCAGCGTCGTCAGCTACGTCAAGCGCGGCGGCCGGATGACCGTGGGGCAGCAACGCGCGTGGGACGAACTGTGGCCGGAAGTCGGCCGCACGGTCGGTGAGCTGCCCGCCGGGGCGCTGGACTTCACGGCGTGGTTCGGCCGCGAGGCGCCGGTGATGCTGGAGATCGGCTCCGGCATGGGCGAGACGACGTCGCAGCTGGCCGCCGCGGCCCCCGAGCTGAACTACGTAGCGGCCGAGGTCTACGACCCGGGCCTCGGCCAGCTGATGCTGCGCGCCGAAAAGCTGGGCGTCGAGAACCTGCGGCTGCTGCACGGCGACGCCGTCGTGCTGTTGACCGAGCACGTCGAGCCGGACACGCTGCACGGCGTCCGGCTGTTCTTCCCGGACCCGTGGCCGAAGAAGAAGCACCACAAGCGGCGGATCGTGTCGCCGTCGTTCGCCGCGCTCGTGGCGTCGCGGCTCGCGCCCGGCGGCACCTTCCACCTGGCGACCGACTGGGAGAACTACGCCGAGCAGATGCTGGAGGTCTGCTCCGCCGAGCCCGCGCTGAAGAACCGGTACGACGGCTGGGCGCCGCGGCCGGAGTGGCGGCCGGTGACCAAGTTCGAGCAGCGCGCCGACGTCGAGGGCCGCGTGTCGCACGACCTCATCTTCGAAAAGCGGTCGTGA